One genomic window of Halovivax cerinus includes the following:
- a CDS encoding ABC transporter permease: MSTDDARSNFEAVDWSEVEHSRTLLTPERLTFTVGIAVVFALYVYDSYTGVFFVGRWEIDTLDWIVYGGVVVIASLFGVPMLRHRDQTVRRLRRICSKPVHAVGGGLLSLVVLLGFVGPAIYGSPSVTFANQYNPPFWGKSKMGWANQCAGEVTVAADGFTRYCQGSMAYPLGTNHRGHSIDYLITEGAAVAVEVIVFTLAFIVPVAAVVGIVAGFRGGRIDDLLMSYVDVQLCIPAIVAFIMGYMYWNTSLLLLLVTFGLLSWGGIARIVRSETLQRREDGYVLVARSLGASAPYIGRRHIIPNITNTLVPSVFHLLALFVLVEAGIAFLGFHHIQTYSWGSIIQEGTALSVSTGQDFVRPPTTTSDIWWISTFPMIALTATLASLKITGDAVRDALDPRQTN, encoded by the coding sequence ATGAGTACGGACGACGCCCGATCGAACTTCGAAGCGGTCGACTGGAGCGAGGTGGAGCACTCGCGGACGCTGCTCACACCGGAACGGCTCACGTTTACTGTTGGCATCGCCGTCGTTTTCGCACTGTACGTCTACGATTCGTACACCGGCGTATTTTTCGTCGGTCGGTGGGAGATCGATACACTCGACTGGATCGTCTACGGGGGTGTCGTGGTGATCGCGTCCCTGTTCGGCGTCCCGATGCTTCGCCACCGGGATCAAACGGTTCGTCGCCTCAGACGGATCTGTTCGAAACCGGTCCACGCCGTGGGGGGCGGTCTCCTCTCGCTCGTCGTCCTTCTGGGGTTCGTCGGCCCTGCTATCTACGGGAGCCCGAGCGTCACGTTCGCGAATCAGTACAACCCGCCCTTCTGGGGAAAGAGTAAGATGGGGTGGGCGAACCAGTGTGCTGGTGAGGTGACGGTCGCGGCCGATGGCTTCACACGGTACTGTCAGGGGTCGATGGCGTATCCGCTCGGGACGAACCACCGCGGTCACTCGATCGATTACCTGATCACGGAGGGTGCGGCCGTCGCGGTGGAAGTGATCGTGTTTACGCTCGCGTTCATCGTTCCGGTCGCTGCGGTGGTCGGCATCGTCGCCGGCTTCCGCGGTGGCCGGATCGACGACCTCCTGATGAGTTACGTCGACGTCCAGTTGTGCATTCCGGCGATCGTCGCGTTCATCATGGGATACATGTACTGGAACACGTCGTTGCTCCTCCTGCTCGTCACGTTCGGACTGTTGAGCTGGGGTGGTATCGCCAGGATCGTCCGCAGTGAGACGCTTCAGCGGCGTGAGGATGGATACGTACTCGTCGCTCGAAGTCTCGGCGCGTCCGCCCCGTACATCGGCCGTCGTCACATCATTCCGAACATCACGAACACGCTCGTTCCGTCGGTGTTTCACCTCCTCGCCCTGTTCGTTCTGGTGGAGGCGGGCATCGCGTTCCTCGGGTTCCACCACATTCAGACGTACTCGTGGGGATCGATAATCCAGGAGGGAACGGCACTCTCCGTCAGCACCGGACAGGACTTCGTCCGCCCACCGACCACGACGTCGGACATCTGGTGGATTTCGACGTTCCCCATGATCGCACTGACCGCCACGCTGGCGTCGCTCAAGATCACCGGCGACGCTGTCCGAGACGCCCTCGACCCCCGACAAACGAACTGA